DNA from Fusobacterium sp.:
AGCTCCAATTACAACTACATCTTTTTTCTGAGTTTCTTTAACTAACTTTTTAGGTTCTATAACAGGTTTTTTATTTAATTCTTTAAGGTCAGTTCCAGAGTTTTTAAGGGCATTTCTTACTGCCAAAGTAAGAGCTCGGCTTGTACCAGTAGCACCAGATACTCCATCTACTCTTAAAGATTGATATTTAACTATTTGTTCTGGAACTTTTTTTGCCGCTGATTCAGAAATTATAGGAGTATCGGTATTTTTTATTACTTTTACTTCTTCAATTTTATTTTTAGAAGTTTTTACTTCTACCTTTACCTCACCTCTGTACCCTTTAGCTTCTCCAACATATGTTCCTTCTTTGAATTCAACTCCAAAAGCTGAAACTGCCAAAACTGCACATAACATAAGAGATAAAATTCTTTTTTCGTTCATAATTTAATCCTCCTCAAGATATTTTAGTCACTATTATAATTATAGCTCAAATTTCATACTTTGACAATAAAAAAGAGACGAAATAGATATTCCGTCTCATAATGTTAATATTTATAATACAACTACTCTTTTTTCTATTGGAAGAAATTCTTTTCCAGGTGCTAGAGCAGTAGGTTTTCCAAAAGGCATCTGTGCTATAAGCTTCCAAGATTTCGGGATTTCAAATACATCTTTTACTTCATCATCAATTAGTGGATTGTAGTGTTGAAGATTTGCTCCCAATCCCTGTTCTTCCAGAAGAGACCAGATAGCAAACTGCAACATTCCATTTGCTTGTTCAGCCCATACAGGAAAATTATCTCTGTAAAGAGGGAATTTTTCCATAAGCTCTTTTGTTGTTCTTGTAGAATCAAAGAAAAGAACAGTTCCATAAGAATTAGCCAATCCTTTAATCTTATTTTCAGTAGTTTCAAAGCTTTTTGCAGGAACTACTTTACGAAGAGTATTCATAACAATTTCCCATAATTTTTTATGATTTTCCCCATAGAGTATTACAACCCTTGCACTTTGATTATTAAATGCAGATGGAACATGTTTCACTGCATCTTTTATTATTTCTTCTATTTTTTCTTTAGGAATAGTTGTTTCCTTAGAAAGAGTATATATAGTTCTTCTATTTTTCAACACATCCATAAAACTTTTATTATTCATAATAGTCCTCCTTTTAATATATCAACTTAAAATTTTCATATTATATTATTCGATTAGAAACTATTATTTCTTTTTTTTATCTTATTTTTCTTCGTTATTTAATGTCATTTCAATTATTTTTTTCATATTTTCTTTGGAAAGACCACCTGCAATATATCCCATTATATTTCCTTCTTTATCTATCATAAAAGTAGTAGGAAAAGCATTGATGTAGTAATTTTTGAATATTTCACCCTTTACATCAAATACAACAGGAAATGTATAATTATTTTTAGTAAGAAATGCTTTTATTTTCTCTTCTGATTCATCTTGTGGAGAAGGATTTTCAGGAGTTGTTGGACTTGCAGCTCCCAAAATGACAACATCATTTTTATTATATCCATATTCTTTATAGATTTCTTCTATATGGGGCATTTCTTCTCTGCAAGGAGGACACCATGTAGCCCAGAAATTAAGAAAAACTACCTTTCCTTTATAATCTGAAAGCTTATGAAGATTTCCATACTGATCTTTTAGCTGAAAATCATAAGCTGGAAGTTTTTTTTCCTGAGAAGGTTTATCTGGCTCTTCAGTTTTTGCAGCATAGTCTGGATTTTGTGGCTGTTGTCCGACTGCAAATACATTGAAATTAAATCCACTTAAAGTCATGATTCCAATTATTATCAGAATAGCTCCACTGATTTTTATACTATATTTTAAGAAAGATTTTTTTGTTTTTAAAAAATTTAATACTTTAGTGGTAAATATTCCAAGAAGTAAAAATGGAATAATAAACCCTAAACTGTATATTAATATAAGCATATTTCCAAGGAAAGAAGTTTTAGCTCCAGATGCCATAATAAGAACAGTAGATAACACTGGACCTATACATGGTGTCCATGCAAAACTAAAAGTAAATCCTATAATAAATGCAATTAATGGATTTATTTTTTTAGTATCAAATCCTATTCGGTGCTCCCTTTCCATAAAATTACTTTTTAACAGCCCTATTTGGAATAAACCTAAAAGCAGAATAAGGATACCACTTATTCTTGTAAATAGAACTCTGTTGGTATTAAAGAACCCTCCTAGCTTGGAAAAAGAAAGTCCTAAGATAAAGAAAGCAGCGGATATACCAAGAATAAAAAATATGGTATGAAGGAATACTTTTTTCTGATTATAAAAAATATTACCATTTTCATCTGTTGCAGCAGTATTTCCAGACAAATAGCTCATATAAACTGGGAGAAGGGGAATAATACAAGGTGAAAAGAAGGAAAATATTCCTCCTAGAAAAACTAAAATAAAACTAATATTATCTGTTAAAAGTATGTCATTAAACATAGATCCTCCTTGATTATATAAATAGAATTTATTATATACTATAAATATTAAATATATTTAATTATTTAGTAAAAAATTACTAAATTCCTTTATAGATATGAAAAAATATTCTGTAAATATGTAAGGAATATGTGATTTAAAGTATCGTTGATTGTTAAAATAGTTACTAAATCTTATTGTATAGATTTTGCAAGAAAAAATTAAATATTTTTAATAGAAAGGTGGAGAAAAAATAGTTTAGAAAAATTAAAAACCCCCTAAGGGCTGAGGCTACTATTTGTTCTTATACCACCATCA
Protein-coding regions in this window:
- a CDS encoding nitroreductase family protein, yielding MNNKSFMDVLKNRRTIYTLSKETTIPKEKIEEIIKDAVKHVPSAFNNQSARVVILYGENHKKLWEIVMNTLRKVVPAKSFETTENKIKGLANSYGTVLFFDSTRTTKELMEKFPLYRDNFPVWAEQANGMLQFAIWSLLEEQGLGANLQHYNPLIDDEVKDVFEIPKSWKLIAQMPFGKPTALAPGKEFLPIEKRVVVL
- a CDS encoding cytochrome c biogenesis protein/redoxin, which translates into the protein MFNDILLTDNISFILVFLGGIFSFFSPCIIPLLPVYMSYLSGNTAATDENGNIFYNQKKVFLHTIFFILGISAAFFILGLSFSKLGGFFNTNRVLFTRISGILILLLGLFQIGLLKSNFMEREHRIGFDTKKINPLIAFIIGFTFSFAWTPCIGPVLSTVLIMASGAKTSFLGNMLILIYSLGFIIPFLLLGIFTTKVLNFLKTKKSFLKYSIKISGAILIIIGIMTLSGFNFNVFAVGQQPQNPDYAAKTEEPDKPSQEKKLPAYDFQLKDQYGNLHKLSDYKGKVVFLNFWATWCPPCREEMPHIEEIYKEYGYNKNDVVILGAASPTTPENPSPQDESEEKIKAFLTKNNYTFPVVFDVKGEIFKNYYINAFPTTFMIDKEGNIMGYIAGGLSKENMKKIIEMTLNNEEK